One Rissa tridactyla isolate bRisTri1 chromosome 4, bRisTri1.patW.cur.20221130, whole genome shotgun sequence DNA window includes the following coding sequences:
- the IRF8 gene encoding interferon regulatory factor 8 yields MCDRNGGRRLRQWLIEQIDSELYPGLIWENEEKTMFRIPWKHAGKQDYNQEVDASIFKAWAVFKGKFKEGDKAEPATWKTRLRCALNKSPDFEEVTDRSQLDISEPYKVYRIVPEEEQKCKAGIANGSGLNDVVEMDCSSSAIDDLIKEPPCVDEYLGIIKRSPSPPQETCRNALIPDWWVQQPSPALPLMNGYSGYEQHHSGYSQMVINFYYSGRLVGHITTSCTEGCRISLSQPSGHGEKLYASDALEHVRFPSADAIQNDRQKQITRKLFGHLERGVLLHSNRQGIFIKRLCQGRVFWSGNTMVYKDRPNKLDRDEVVKIFDTNLFFREFQQYYNNQGRFPDSRVMLCFGEEFPDAVPLRCKLILVQVEQLCVRQMVEEAGKTFGGSSPMLPVADETQHDQVYRIFQDICATHQRPLFRENQQIAV; encoded by the exons ATGTGTGACCGCAACggcgggcggcggctccggcaGTGGCTGATCGAGCAGATCGACAGCGAGCTGTACCCTGGGCTTATCtgggaaaatgaggagaaaaccaTGTTCCGCATCCCGTGGAAACATGCCGGGAAGCAGGACTACAACCAGGAGGTGGATGCGTCTATTTTCAAG gCATGGGCCGTTTTCAAGGGCAAGTTCAAAGAAGGTGACAAAGCGGAGCCGGCCACGTGGAAGACGCGGCTGCGCTGTGCTTTAAACAAGAGCCCTGACTTCGAGGAGGTGACAGACAGGTCCCAGCTGGACATCTCCGAGCCCTACAAGGTCTACAGGATCGTGCCGGAGGAGGAACAGAAAT GCAAAGCGGGCATTGCCAACGGGAGCGGCCTGAACGACGTCGTGGAGATGGACTGCAGTTCCTCTGCGATCGACGACCTCATTAAAGAG CCCCCCTGCGTAGATGAGTACCTGGGGATCATCAAGAGAAGCCCCTCACCCCCGCAGGAGACCTGCAGAAATGCCCTGATACCCGACTGGTGGGTGCAGCAGCCCAGCCCCG CGTTGCCCTTGATGAACGGATACTCTGGCTACGAGCAGCATCATTCAG GTTACTCCCAGATGGTGATCAACTTCTACTACAGCGGGAGGCTGGTGGGCCACATCACCACTTCGTGCACCGAGGGCTGCCGGATCTCGCTCAGCCAGCCCTCCGGCCACGGCGAGAAGCTGTATGCCTCAGATGCCCTGGAGCATGTCCGTTTCCCCTCGGCTGATGCCATCCAGAATGACCGCCAGAAGCAGATCACCAGGAAGCTGTTTGGGCACCTGGAAAGGGGCGTCCTGCTGCACAGCAACAGGCAGGGCATCTTCATCaagaggctgtgccagggcagggtctTCTGGAGCGGGAACACCATGGTCTACAAGGACAGGCCCAACAAGCTGGACCGGGATGAGGTGGTGAAGATATTTGACACAAACTTGTTCTTCAGAG AGTTCCAGCAGTATTACAACAACCAGGGCCGCTTCCCGGACAGCAGAGTCATGCTGTGCTTTGGAGAGGAGTTCCCGGATGCGGTGCCGCTGCGGTGTAAGCTCATCCTTGTCCAG GTGGAGCAGCTGTGTGTCAGACAGATGGTGGAGGAGGCTGGGAAGACCTTTGGCGGCAGCAGCCCCATGCTCCCCGTGGCCGATGAGACGCAGCATGACCAGGTGTACAGGATCTTCCAGGACATCTGCGCAACGCACCAGCGGCCGCTCTTCAGAGAAAACCAACAGATTGCAGTCTGA